A region of the Pseudomonadota bacterium genome:
CGCGGCAGGCCCATTCGGCGTCGCACCCGCTCCCGCCGGCGCAGCCGCCCCGGCAGGCGCAGCCGCGCCAGCTGGACCCAGCCCTCGTGTGCGTCCTTCGCCATCAATCGGAGAGATAGAAGACTCCGCCATGTCGCCACGTCCTTCCTTGCCTGGCCCGCACGCGCGCCCCGCGCGAGCGCTGAGCCCCATGTGCCGATGGTAGCGCCGGGCGATTCAAGACAAGGGCCGGACGATGTTACCGCTGTAACAAGGTTGTGAACGTTGCGTGGTCAACACGCCAGAGCGCACCGTCCGGTTTTATCGTCGCCTAGGTCACGCACTTCCCCCGCGAACCCTCTCTGAGCAGATCGGCCATGGCGCGGGCGATGGGCAGCCCAGGAGATTCCTGCAGCCAGAACCACTCGCCCGACGCGTTGATCTCGAGAAAGACGTACCGGCCATCCGGCGTCACCATGAAATCTGCGGCGGCGTAGTGAAGGCCGAATGCCTCGGTGAGGGCCAGCAGGGCGCGCTCGACGTCGGGCGGCAGGGTGTAGGGCTGCCACCGGTCGATGAGCCCCACGCCGTCCCGGCGCCAATCGACCTCGGTCACCGCAGAGGCCTGTGAGTCGACCGCCGCGGTGAAGACCTGCCGTCCCACCACGACGGCGCGAAGCTCGAGGCGCTTGGGCACCATCTCCTGGAAGATCATGGGGCAGTAGCGCAGACCATCGAGCCCTTCGAGGTCTTCCGGCTTCACGCGATTGGTGAACACGACCTGATCGCGACCATCGCGGTAGACGGCGAAGTGCGACTGCATCTTCGTCACCACCCGCCCTTCGAGCTCATCGTAGAACGCGCGCACCGCCTGGGGATCGTTGGTGAAGAGGGTGCGGGGAACATCGAGACCCACCTCGATGGCGAGGCGCGTCTGAAGCTCCTTGTAGTCAGCCCGGCGCACGGCGTGCAGCGGATCGAGCTGGAAGCAGTCGAGCGTCGCGATGGTGCCCCAGAGCGTCTGGCGCGTCTCTTGGAGGGAGGGCTCGCGCGTGTCGCCCAGCGCGGCCGGCAGCCGGCTTCCGGCGCGGAAGCGCCGGTACCACAGCGCCGTGACGTGGGCCAGGTCGATCTCGGCCTGCGGCGTCCGCACGACGCAGCGGCTTCCGGCGCGCCCATAGGCCGTGCTGATCTGCACCTGCTCCGGATACAGATCGCTGTCGAGACGCAGCACCTCGAGCCCATCGGCCTCGAGATGCCGCGTCACCTGACGAACGCTGTCGTTCTCTCCGGTCCAGGTGATGATGAGAACGCTCATGCTATGCCCCGCGACGAGGGACGGCTGTAGATGTGGCTGTGGTCATCTGAAGACACCCGCCTCTCAACGCGATCCGCGAAACAGACCGTTGTCCGGGCCATCGAGACCGTGAGGATTGGGCTGTCGGTGATGATGGTGATGGCCGTAATGCCCTCGACGACCGTCGTGGCAGTGGCCGCGCCCTCCGCTATCCGGCGGGCGACCGCTGTCGGCGTCGGCGTCGGAGGGGTACGCCATGGTCACGTTACGGCCGTCATGCGGGCGACCGCTGTCGGCGTCGGCGTCGGAGGGGTACGCCATGGTCAC
Encoded here:
- a CDS encoding MvdD family ATP-grasp ribosomal peptide maturase, producing MSVLIITWTGENDSVRQVTRHLEADGLEVLRLDSDLYPEQVQISTAYGRAGSRCVVRTPQAEIDLAHVTALWYRRFRAGSRLPAALGDTREPSLQETRQTLWGTIATLDCFQLDPLHAVRRADYKELQTRLAIEVGLDVPRTLFTNDPQAVRAFYDELEGRVVTKMQSHFAVYRDGRDQVVFTNRVKPEDLEGLDGLRYCPMIFQEMVPKRLELRAVVVGRQVFTAAVDSQASAVTEVDWRRDGVGLIDRWQPYTLPPDVERALLALTEAFGLHYAAADFMVTPDGRYVFLEINASGEWFWLQESPGLPIARAMADLLREGSRGKCVT